Genomic window (Acidobacteriota bacterium):
CTTCGGGAAGACCAGCGTGTAGGTAATCGTCTCGTTTGAGTCCAGGTCGCGCAGGATCACCCGCGAGTTCATGGTCACGACGTCGGGCGGAATCCGCTCGGGCGGCACAATCTTGGCCCGCGCCAGCTCCTTGGCCAGGTTCCGCAGGTCCTGCCGGTTACGGTTGGTGACATCCGGGGTGGCGGGCAGGATTTTCTCCAGCCGCTCCCTGTCGTACTCGGTGATGAAGATTCTTCTCGGTTGCATGCTCACCTCTTGCTCCCGAACCTCCGATCCGCTGGCCGCCGCGTGCGGCCGGTGATGCGTCCGGCTGGCCGCCCGGGGCGGCTGGGCGCCGGCCGCGGCTGTCGACGGATTATGCCTCGGATTCGCCGAAGACGTCGGCGGTGAATGCCTGGATGCGCGCGCCCTTGCGCCATGCGTCGTCGG
Coding sequences:
- the rnk gene encoding nucleoside diphosphate kinase regulator, with the translated sequence MQPRRIFITEYDRERLEKILPATPDVTNRNRQDLRNLAKELARAKIVPPERIPPDVVTMNSRVILRDLDSNETITYTLVFPKDADIGAGAISVLAPVGTAIIGYAVGDVIEWPVPGGTRRIRIEQILYQPEAAGDFHL